A region from the Thermanaeromonas toyohensis ToBE genome encodes:
- the hypF gene encoding carbamoyltransferase HypF, with amino-acid sequence MAKTAGSIQKEKCRPLRRYRLTLWGIVQGVGFRPFVYRLAQSWGVRGTVYNASSGVCIDVEGEEDRVEAFIQEVLVRPPRLARIAGWQKEELEPYGWKDFTITASLTGDEQQVVASPDVALCNDCRRELEDPSDRHYLYPFTNCTNCGPRFTIIFSLPYDRSRTAMAPFTLCPECATEYTDPANRRFHAQPIACPACGPQVELLNNKGQPVTGDWLKKASQLLKEGYILAIKGLGGFHLACDATNKHAVSLLRLRKGRPRKPFAVMARDLDTVKQYCFLNEEEAALLSSPAAPIVLLRQRPDTDLAPEVAPGLSTLGVMLPYTPLHLLILQAGPPLLVMTSANPSDLPLVKENHKALEELRNIADYFLCHNREIVNRCDDSVVSLRLGGTHFYRRSRGYVPQAIQLDLPQGPDVLAVGGDLKNTLCLLKKNLAFLSQHIGDLATLETQKAWREARERLEILTGTRPELVACDLHPRYYSAHLAQELGLKVIRIQHHHAHLASCLAENQAKGPALGIIADGTGYGLDGAIWGGEILIGSYEEFERVFHLKYVPLPSGDQGVRKPWYLALSYLYHYLGLEEAEKAAQRFLSQGLPADVVLNIFKRKFGLVPTSSLGRLFDAVAALIGLCLENTYDGQAPSELEEAALSAGNLSTYPPYPFKLEGREIDPGPMIEGLWEDYKKGIPSPIIAARFHRTIGEMLVQAVKQASEITGIRQVALSGGVWHNALLQESVYQHLTTQGFTVYVHRLVPTNDGGLALGQAAIARCLAKED; translated from the coding sequence CTTTGGGGCATAGTGCAGGGTGTAGGTTTCCGTCCTTTTGTTTACCGTCTGGCTCAATCCTGGGGTGTACGGGGCACCGTATATAATGCCAGTTCGGGTGTATGCATCGACGTAGAAGGCGAAGAGGACCGAGTGGAAGCTTTTATCCAGGAGGTTTTGGTGCGGCCTCCGCGACTTGCGCGCATTGCCGGCTGGCAGAAGGAAGAACTAGAACCCTATGGATGGAAGGACTTTACTATCACAGCCAGCCTAACTGGCGATGAGCAACAAGTAGTAGCTTCTCCAGACGTGGCCCTCTGTAACGATTGCCGTCGAGAACTTGAGGACCCTTCTGATCGCCACTACTTGTATCCCTTTACCAACTGTACCAACTGCGGTCCCCGTTTTACCATAATTTTCAGTTTACCTTACGACCGTAGCCGTACAGCCATGGCCCCTTTTACTTTATGTCCAGAGTGTGCTACCGAGTATACTGATCCCGCCAACCGACGCTTCCATGCCCAACCCATAGCCTGCCCTGCTTGCGGACCACAGGTAGAACTACTCAACAATAAAGGTCAGCCGGTAACTGGCGACTGGCTTAAAAAAGCCTCCCAACTACTTAAGGAAGGCTATATCCTGGCTATAAAAGGTTTAGGCGGGTTCCATCTAGCCTGCGATGCCACAAATAAGCACGCTGTAAGTCTACTTCGCCTGCGCAAGGGCCGGCCTAGAAAACCTTTCGCTGTTATGGCGCGGGACCTGGACACAGTGAAACAGTATTGCTTTCTTAACGAAGAAGAAGCGGCTCTCCTCTCTTCTCCAGCGGCCCCTATAGTGCTTTTACGCCAAAGGCCAGATACAGATCTCGCCCCGGAGGTAGCTCCGGGCTTAAGTACCCTAGGGGTTATGCTCCCTTATACCCCCCTTCACTTGCTTATCCTTCAAGCGGGGCCTCCCCTTCTCGTGATGACCAGCGCCAATCCTAGCGATCTGCCCCTGGTTAAAGAAAACCACAAGGCTCTAGAGGAATTGAGAAATATAGCCGATTATTTCCTCTGCCACAACCGAGAAATAGTCAACCGTTGTGATGATTCGGTGGTAAGCTTACGGCTTGGAGGCACCCACTTCTACCGGCGCTCCCGAGGATATGTCCCCCAGGCTATCCAGTTAGACCTCCCTCAGGGGCCGGATGTCCTAGCTGTAGGGGGCGATCTTAAAAACACCCTCTGCCTCCTAAAAAAGAACTTAGCTTTTCTTAGCCAGCATATTGGGGATCTTGCTACCCTGGAAACCCAGAAAGCCTGGAGAGAGGCCAGGGAGCGCTTGGAAATTTTAACTGGTACCCGGCCCGAACTTGTCGCCTGTGACCTGCATCCTAGATATTACTCTGCCCATTTAGCCCAGGAATTAGGCCTTAAGGTCATTCGCATCCAGCACCACCATGCCCACTTGGCTAGCTGCCTAGCGGAAAATCAAGCTAAAGGTCCCGCCTTAGGGATCATCGCCGACGGTACCGGATATGGCTTAGACGGGGCTATCTGGGGTGGAGAAATCTTAATAGGCTCCTATGAGGAGTTTGAAAGGGTATTCCATCTCAAATACGTGCCCTTGCCCTCAGGCGATCAAGGAGTCCGTAAACCCTGGTATTTGGCCTTAAGCTACCTTTACCATTATCTAGGTCTTGAAGAGGCCGAAAAAGCTGCCCAGCGCTTTTTAAGCCAGGGTTTACCGGCTGATGTGGTCCTTAACATCTTTAAGCGTAAGTTCGGCCTAGTACCCACTTCTAGCCTAGGACGCCTTTTTGATGCGGTGGCCGCCCTGATAGGCCTTTGCCTAGAAAACACCTATGATGGCCAGGCACCGAGCGAGTTGGAAGAAGCTGCGCTGTCTGCCGGGAACCTTTCCACATATCCACCTTACCCATTTAAGCTGGAAGGGAGGGAAATAGATCCCGGACCCATGATAGAGGGCCTTTGGGAAGATTATAAAAAAGGGATACCCTCTCCGATCATTGCTGCTCGTTTCCACCGCACTATAGGTGAGATGCTTGTGCAAGCCGTTAAACAAGCCTCGGAAATAACCGGAATCCGTCAGGTGGCCTTAAGCGGCGGTGTATGGCATAATGCCCTCCTTCAGGAGTCGGTATATCAACACCTAACGACCCAAGGTTTCACTGTATACGTCCACCGGCTAGTTCCCACTAATGATGGAGGGCTCGCCCTGGGACAGGCCGCCATCGCCCGATGCCTAGCCAAGGAGGATTAA
- a CDS encoding HypC/HybG/HupF family hydrogenase formation chaperone, which translates to MCLGVPAKIISIDPNGLEAIVETWGVRASVSLALVEGCKPGTYVLVHAGHAISVIDEEEAKARLSLWKELANSKERSSL; encoded by the coding sequence ATGTGTTTAGGTGTACCAGCTAAGATTATTTCTATTGATCCTAATGGCCTCGAAGCTATAGTAGAAACGTGGGGAGTAAGAGCAAGTGTTAGCCTAGCCCTAGTAGAAGGATGTAAACCCGGGACCTACGTATTGGTCCATGCCGGTCATGCTATAAGTGTTATCGATGAAGAGGAAGCAAAAGCTAGGCTTTCCCTATGGAAAGAATTGGCTAACTCGAAGGAAAGGAGCTCGCTTTAA
- the hypD gene encoding hydrogenase formation protein HypD yields MKLWVLYRQRELGENVLAKVKALAREAADKLGRRPVIMEVCGTHTVALGRTGLRSLLADYLDLRSGPGCPVCVTAPEDIDYMLLLARQPDVVVATFGDMLRVPGSYGSLEQARAEGSQVQVCYSPREAVELAKSYPDKTVVFLGIGFETTAPAVALALKEAITEKLKNFLLYSAHKLVPPALSLLASDPELGLDGFILPGHVSAILGRQAFIFLAEKYNLPAAIAGFEPLDILGALMELLPLILRREAQVINAYPRVVTETGNQKAQKILEEIFSPHSANWRGLGIIPESGLKLKACYQDFEARERYPLEVRPSPPPAGCRCGAILKGLSLPPECPLFGRRCTPLTPVGPCMVSSEGSCAAYYRYSQNI; encoded by the coding sequence TTGAAACTATGGGTTCTCTACCGCCAAAGGGAGCTGGGTGAAAACGTCTTAGCTAAAGTAAAAGCTTTAGCCCGAGAAGCGGCAGATAAATTAGGTAGGCGGCCAGTGATCATGGAGGTATGCGGTACCCATACTGTGGCCCTGGGGCGTACGGGGCTCCGTAGTCTTTTGGCTGACTATTTGGACTTAAGGAGCGGGCCCGGCTGCCCAGTATGTGTTACCGCGCCCGAAGATATCGATTATATGCTGCTTTTAGCCCGCCAGCCAGATGTAGTGGTAGCTACCTTCGGTGATATGCTGCGGGTACCAGGAAGTTATGGCTCCCTGGAACAGGCTAGGGCTGAAGGTAGCCAAGTCCAGGTATGTTATAGCCCGCGGGAAGCTGTAGAACTGGCTAAGTCTTACCCGGATAAAACGGTAGTATTCTTGGGTATCGGTTTTGAAACGACGGCTCCCGCGGTGGCTTTGGCCCTTAAGGAAGCTATAACCGAAAAGTTAAAAAATTTCCTCCTTTACAGCGCCCACAAGCTAGTACCCCCAGCTTTAAGTCTGTTAGCTAGTGACCCGGAGTTGGGCTTAGATGGGTTTATTCTGCCCGGGCATGTAAGCGCTATTTTAGGTCGCCAGGCGTTCATTTTCTTAGCTGAAAAGTACAATTTACCTGCGGCCATAGCCGGTTTTGAACCCTTAGATATCCTGGGAGCCTTGATGGAGCTTCTTCCCCTGATATTAAGGAGGGAAGCCCAGGTGATCAACGCTTATCCGCGGGTAGTAACCGAGACGGGTAATCAAAAGGCGCAAAAAATATTGGAAGAAATTTTCTCTCCCCACTCGGCCAACTGGAGGGGATTGGGCATCATACCTGAAAGCGGCCTTAAACTTAAAGCCTGCTACCAGGATTTCGAGGCTAGGGAGCGTTATCCTTTAGAAGTAAGGCCATCCCCCCCACCGGCTGGGTGCCGCTGCGGGGCTATCCTTAAAGGATTATCCCTTCCACCAGAATGCCCCTTGTTCGGCCGCCGGTGTACTCCTCTTACACCGGTAGGTCCCTGTATGGTCTCTTCCGAAGGATCTTGTGCTGCCTACTACCGTTACTCCCAAAACATCTAA
- the hypE gene encoding hydrogenase expression/formation protein HypE: MIKESQVSNKNMTITLAHGDGGELTHKLISELFLKYFPYEALQALGDAALLPPPAGRIAVTTDSFVVKPLFFPGGNIGSLAVNGTINDLAVTGARPLYLTLGLILEEGLSYSTLEKVISAIALAAQEAEVAIVAGDTKVVEHGHGDQIYINTTGIGVAADNIDLGPHRVEPGDVVIISGPVGDHGLTVLATRENFGLQGLKSDCAALHKVILPFLKALGPAVKWLRDPTRGGLATTLKELATSARVNVYLNEEDIPVREEVRGAAELLGLDPLYLANEGKFCAVVEKSAVDQALIFLRQHPLSKEATLIGEVREGSGRVYLRTPLGATRELHYLSGLLLPRIC; the protein is encoded by the coding sequence ATGATAAAAGAGAGCCAAGTCAGCAACAAAAACATGACCATTACGTTAGCCCATGGAGATGGGGGCGAGTTAACCCATAAACTTATTTCCGAGCTATTTTTGAAATACTTCCCCTATGAAGCCTTACAAGCCCTAGGTGATGCCGCCCTGCTTCCTCCCCCGGCTGGCCGAATAGCTGTGACTACAGACTCCTTTGTAGTCAAACCCTTATTTTTCCCTGGAGGTAATATTGGTTCTCTAGCTGTAAACGGGACAATCAATGACCTAGCGGTAACTGGAGCCAGGCCCCTGTACCTTACTTTAGGGCTTATCCTGGAAGAGGGGTTATCCTATAGTACCCTGGAAAAAGTGATCTCTGCCATAGCCCTGGCAGCGCAAGAAGCGGAAGTCGCCATAGTAGCCGGGGATACTAAAGTCGTGGAACATGGTCATGGAGACCAAATCTATATCAATACTACGGGAATAGGGGTGGCAGCCGACAATATTGATTTAGGCCCCCACCGGGTAGAACCAGGGGATGTAGTAATCATAAGTGGGCCCGTGGGAGACCATGGTCTTACTGTCTTGGCTACTCGAGAAAATTTTGGCCTTCAAGGGTTAAAAAGCGACTGTGCTGCCTTGCATAAGGTAATCCTACCTTTTCTTAAGGCTCTAGGTCCTGCGGTAAAATGGCTCCGGGACCCCACTAGAGGGGGGCTCGCTACTACTTTAAAAGAACTCGCCACGAGCGCCCGGGTAAACGTTTATTTAAACGAGGAAGACATCCCGGTCCGGGAGGAGGTCCGGGGTGCTGCAGAACTCTTAGGGCTTGATCCCTTATACCTCGCCAACGAAGGCAAGTTCTGCGCTGTGGTGGAAAAAAGCGCGGTTGACCAGGCCCTGATCTTTTTACGCCAGCACCCCTTAAGCAAAGAAGCAACCCTCATAGGTGAAGTACGCGAAGGTTCGGGCCGGGTCTACCTTCGTACTCCCCTGGGTGCTACTCGTGAGCTCCACTATTTAAGCGGCCTTCTATTACCGCGTATCTGCTGA
- a CDS encoding YebC/PmpR family DNA-binding transcriptional regulator gives MAGHSKWANIKHRKAKVDEKRGKLFTKIGRELIIAARLGGGDPEANPRLKAAIQKAKAANMPSENIQRAIMRGTGELEGGANYEEVTYEGYGPGGVALLLNIATDNRNRTAAEIRYIFSRHGGNLGESGCVSWMFQPKGVITLAVPPGDKREELTLKAIEAGAEDVDDSDQEMVEIYTTPGDLETVRRALEEAGAEVKEAEVRMVPNTTVTIEDPETAAKVLKLVDLLEDHEDVQAVYTNFDIPDEIIERLS, from the coding sequence GTGGCTGGACATTCTAAGTGGGCTAATATTAAACACCGTAAAGCAAAGGTAGATGAAAAAAGGGGTAAACTTTTTACCAAAATCGGCCGTGAACTGATAATAGCAGCCAGACTAGGGGGCGGTGACCCGGAGGCCAATCCTCGACTTAAGGCAGCTATCCAGAAGGCCAAGGCCGCCAACATGCCAAGTGAAAATATTCAGCGAGCTATTATGCGTGGTACAGGCGAACTAGAGGGTGGCGCTAATTATGAAGAAGTTACCTATGAGGGCTATGGCCCAGGGGGCGTGGCTTTGCTTCTGAATATTGCTACGGATAACCGCAATCGTACGGCGGCGGAGATCAGATATATCTTTTCTCGTCATGGTGGGAACTTAGGTGAGAGCGGATGTGTGTCTTGGATGTTCCAGCCTAAGGGCGTTATTACTTTGGCTGTACCACCGGGAGATAAACGGGAGGAGCTGACGCTTAAGGCTATTGAAGCAGGCGCAGAAGACGTGGATGACAGCGACCAGGAGATGGTAGAGATTTATACCACGCCGGGAGATTTAGAAACTGTCCGCCGGGCCTTGGAAGAAGCGGGAGCAGAGGTTAAAGAGGCTGAGGTACGCATGGTTCCCAACACTACAGTCACCATTGAGGATCCCGAGACGGCGGCCAAAGTTCTGAAACTAGTGGACCTGCTAGAAGATCACGAGGATGTCCAGGCAGTTTACACTAACTTTGATATCCCGGATGAAATAATAGAACGCTTGAGTTAA
- the cysK gene encoding cysteine synthase A, which translates to MRVAENIAELIGQTPIVRLNRLISDGAEVWVKLEFFNPGASVKDRIALSMIVKAEKEGRLKPGDTIVEPTSGNTGIGLAMLAASRGYRLILVMPETMSIERRKLFKAFGAELVLTPGSEGMRGAVEKAEELVRANPHFFMPQQFENPANPAIHRETTAREILIQMGGQLDAFVAGVGTGGTITGVGEVLKKELPHVKVVAVEPAASAVLSGGPPGPHKIQGIGAGFVPKVFNREVVDEILTVGNEEAMETARRLAREEGILVGISSGAAVYAALQVARRLGKGKRVVTIAPDTGERYLSTELFKFN; encoded by the coding sequence ATGCGTGTAGCAGAGAATATAGCAGAGCTCATCGGCCAGACGCCTATAGTTCGCTTGAACCGCTTGATAAGCGACGGCGCGGAAGTTTGGGTTAAGCTAGAGTTTTTTAATCCGGGAGCGAGCGTAAAAGACCGTATTGCCTTAAGTATGATAGTAAAAGCGGAAAAGGAAGGACGCCTAAAACCAGGGGATACTATCGTTGAGCCCACCAGCGGTAATACCGGGATAGGTCTGGCTATGCTTGCTGCTTCGCGGGGTTATCGGTTGATTTTGGTAATGCCGGAAACGATGAGCATAGAAAGGCGCAAACTCTTTAAGGCCTTTGGCGCCGAACTAGTATTGACACCAGGTTCTGAAGGTATGCGGGGAGCAGTAGAAAAGGCCGAGGAGTTAGTACGAGCGAATCCCCATTTCTTTATGCCTCAGCAGTTTGAAAATCCGGCCAACCCGGCTATCCATCGCGAGACCACTGCCCGGGAAATTTTAATACAGATGGGCGGCCAGTTGGATGCCTTTGTGGCCGGTGTGGGTACGGGAGGAACTATAACTGGAGTGGGGGAGGTTCTTAAAAAGGAATTACCCCATGTGAAAGTGGTAGCAGTAGAGCCTGCTGCTTCAGCGGTGCTTTCCGGTGGCCCGCCAGGGCCCCACAAGATCCAGGGCATCGGGGCAGGATTTGTTCCCAAAGTCTTTAATCGTGAAGTAGTGGACGAGATCCTTACGGTAGGCAATGAAGAAGCTATGGAGACGGCTCGGCGTTTAGCTCGGGAGGAGGGGATTCTTGTGGGCATCTCCTCGGGAGCAGCTGTTTATGCTGCCCTTCAGGTAGCTAGAAGATTAGGTAAAGGTAAGCGAGTGGTGACTATCGCCCCAGATACAGGGGAAAGATATTTGAGCACAGAGCTATTTAAGTTTAATTAG
- a CDS encoding Uma2 family endonuclease, producing the protein MKDKKIKKLKRSLYNRYDVLEYWLFDPELRLAEIYRRDTENRLVKVVEYEDEGQLTSPLFPGLVIDLKLLWVE; encoded by the coding sequence ATGAAAGATAAAAAGATAAAAAAGCTCAAGCGCAGCCTTTACAACCGCTACGACGTGTTGGAATACTGGTTGTTCGATCCGGAGCTTCGCCTAGCAGAAATTTATCGCCGTGATACGGAAAATCGCCTTGTAAAGGTGGTCGAATATGAGGATGAAGGTCAACTAACATCTCCCTTGTTTCCCGGCCTGGTCATTGATTTAAAGCTGCTCTGGGTCGAGTGA
- a CDS encoding ATP-binding cassette domain-containing protein, with product MERIIVVEDLHFKYPDGTWALRGLSFSIARGKKVALMGHNGAGKSTLLWHLNGLFLPQQGKVQVEGREITPSTEKWVRTRVGLVFQDPDDQVFSTTVKEDVAFGPRNLGLSPAEVEKRVQAALVAVGMLEYQDRAPQNLSYGQKKRVAIAGVLAMEPEVILLDEPLAFLDPAAQANLYFLLEELHRQGKTLLVATHDVDFAASWAEQVLILKEGKLLAQGEPELLLNEDIVREAELRLPIVAQIFQGMLPEGYPLPRDIASARRLLHSLLFHSTQSSFKSMTRPGNKGDVS from the coding sequence GTGGAGAGAATTATTGTTGTAGAGGATTTGCACTTTAAGTACCCTGATGGTACTTGGGCCCTGCGGGGCCTTTCTTTTTCCATTGCTCGAGGGAAAAAAGTGGCCCTTATGGGTCATAATGGAGCAGGAAAATCCACCCTGCTATGGCACTTAAATGGCCTCTTCTTACCCCAACAAGGGAAAGTACAAGTTGAGGGCCGGGAGATAACTCCTTCGACTGAAAAGTGGGTGCGCACCCGGGTGGGCCTTGTATTCCAGGATCCTGATGATCAGGTGTTTTCTACTACCGTTAAAGAGGATGTGGCCTTTGGGCCGCGTAATCTGGGTTTATCGCCGGCTGAAGTAGAAAAGCGAGTCCAAGCTGCCCTGGTTGCCGTTGGTATGCTAGAATACCAAGACCGCGCCCCCCAAAACTTAAGCTATGGGCAGAAAAAGAGGGTAGCTATTGCTGGTGTTCTGGCCATGGAACCTGAAGTTATCCTTTTGGACGAACCTCTAGCCTTTTTAGACCCGGCTGCCCAAGCTAATTTATATTTCCTTCTAGAGGAGCTCCACCGGCAAGGCAAGACTTTACTGGTAGCTACCCACGATGTAGATTTTGCTGCTTCTTGGGCAGAGCAAGTGCTAATTTTAAAAGAAGGAAAGCTTTTGGCCCAAGGGGAACCTGAACTGCTTTTAAATGAGGATATAGTAAGGGAAGCAGAGCTTCGCCTTCCCATCGTTGCCCAGATTTTCCAAGGGATGTTACCGGAGGGTTATCCCTTGCCCAGGGATATAGCTAGCGCTAGGAGGTTACTCCATTCTCTTTTATTTCACTCGACCCAGAGCAGCTTTAAATCAATGACCAGGCCGGGAAACAAGGGAGATGTTAGTTGA
- the cbiQ gene encoding cobalt ECF transporter T component CbiQ gives MCNPAAKIEFGQEKRGSCLHRLDPRVKVVALLGFTALVTTLTSLFLLSLGIAFLIFLIGVARLGRRGVIKRLSWAGAVSGPLLVLLSLVTPGTPWQELRVGTLIFTFTLEGARLAVVLTLRLVNALLALYLLTESTPFRDLMLAFRSLYVPPLLVLLIEFTVRYTLVFTQELKRMMLARQARGFRVGRSLLDMATFSTLGQLIGALFLRSFKRSERIYYAMLARGFNGVSPAAWPAAAGSPAARLNKEDLALGALILAWALTLRLLELGVGEWRELLL, from the coding sequence GTGTGTAATCCAGCAGCCAAGATAGAATTCGGGCAGGAAAAGAGAGGTTCTTGCCTTCACCGGCTTGACCCGCGGGTAAAAGTTGTGGCCCTGCTCGGATTTACTGCCTTGGTTACTACCTTAACTTCCCTTTTTTTACTTTCCTTAGGTATAGCCTTTTTAATCTTCCTGATAGGGGTGGCCCGTCTGGGAAGGCGAGGGGTGATAAAGAGGCTGTCCTGGGCGGGAGCAGTTAGCGGGCCCCTCCTTGTCCTGTTATCTTTAGTTACCCCCGGTACACCCTGGCAAGAACTGCGAGTAGGGACACTGATTTTTACTTTTACCTTAGAGGGAGCCAGGTTGGCCGTAGTATTAACCCTGCGGTTGGTAAATGCCCTACTTGCCCTTTACCTGTTAACGGAAAGCACTCCTTTTAGAGACCTCATGCTGGCTTTTAGAAGCCTTTATGTCCCACCCTTACTAGTATTATTGATAGAATTTACCGTAAGATATACTTTAGTATTTACTCAAGAATTAAAACGCATGATGCTGGCACGGCAGGCCCGGGGTTTTAGGGTTGGACGAAGTCTTCTAGATATGGCTACCTTTTCTACTTTAGGCCAGCTAATAGGGGCTCTTTTCTTACGCTCTTTCAAACGGAGCGAGCGAATTTATTATGCCATGCTGGCTCGGGGTTTTAACGGAGTTAGCCCTGCTGCTTGGCCAGCAGCGGCAGGGTCTCCAGCAGCACGGCTTAATAAAGAGGATTTAGCCTTAGGAGCTCTAATTTTAGCCTGGGCTTTAACCTTACGCCTATTAGAACTGGGGGTTGGGGAGTGGAGAGAATTATTGTTGTAG
- a CDS encoding PDGLE domain-containing protein codes for MRDTVKRGSWLFLLLALMIAAFLSPWASSYPDGLERVAEDQGFLERSEGKEVIKGLMPDYIFPGIENEKLATALAGIIGTSLTFGAAWGIGRLWSGHRGQGYQKQSSA; via the coding sequence ATGAGGGACACGGTAAAAAGAGGAAGTTGGCTTTTCTTACTTTTAGCATTGATGATAGCTGCCTTCCTTTCACCCTGGGCTTCTTCTTACCCCGATGGATTAGAGAGGGTGGCCGAGGACCAGGGCTTTCTCGAGCGGAGTGAAGGTAAAGAAGTGATAAAAGGCCTCATGCCGGATTATATCTTCCCGGGGATAGAGAACGAAAAGTTAGCTACTGCTCTAGCTGGGATAATAGGTACCTCGCTAACCTTCGGCGCTGCTTGGGGAATAGGCCGGCTTTGGAGCGGTCATCGTGGTCAGGGCTACCAAAAACAAAGTAGCGCTTAA
- a CDS encoding energy-coupling factor ABC transporter permease, with the protein MHIPDGFLDAKTWLGAAALSGATLYYGIKKTKERWQERQLPTLGAMSAFIFAAQMVNFPVAGGTSGHLLGAALATYFLGPWGAGLVLTTVLVIQALFFADGGITALGANVLNMAVIGPWVAQAIYRFVGYRHLSIFLAAWASIVAAALACSLELAFSGTVPLRIVLPAMLGWHSLIGIGEGLITCGVVIFLKRIGVVPFQTFTLEAGDR; encoded by the coding sequence GTGCATATACCGGATGGGTTCCTAGATGCCAAGACCTGGCTAGGAGCGGCAGCCTTAAGCGGAGCTACATTATATTACGGAATAAAGAAGACAAAGGAAAGGTGGCAGGAACGCCAGTTACCCACCTTGGGGGCCATGTCTGCCTTTATTTTCGCCGCTCAGATGGTTAATTTCCCTGTAGCAGGGGGGACTTCGGGCCACCTCCTGGGGGCAGCCCTGGCTACCTATTTCCTCGGACCTTGGGGAGCTGGCCTGGTACTCACTACTGTACTTGTTATCCAAGCCCTTTTCTTCGCTGATGGAGGTATAACGGCTTTAGGTGCTAATGTGCTGAATATGGCTGTGATAGGTCCTTGGGTAGCCCAGGCAATTTACAGGTTCGTGGGGTATAGACATTTAAGCATTTTTTTGGCGGCCTGGGCCTCCATTGTAGCAGCGGCCTTAGCCTGTTCCTTGGAGTTGGCCTTTTCTGGAACTGTACCCTTACGTATAGTCCTACCAGCCATGTTAGGCTGGCATTCCCTGATCGGTATAGGCGAGGGTTTAATTACTTGTGGGGTTGTGATTTTCCTTAAACGGATAGGGGTAGTACCTTTCCAAACCTTTACCTTGGAGGCGGGAGACAGATGA
- a CDS encoding CooT family nickel-binding protein codes for MCEANAYLLKGGKEELVLESVDRIVPQEDGLLLEDIFGKKKILRARIKEMALVDHKILLEEIK; via the coding sequence ATGTGTGAAGCTAATGCTTATCTTTTAAAAGGGGGTAAAGAAGAGCTGGTTTTGGAAAGCGTAGATCGTATAGTGCCGCAAGAAGACGGCCTTTTATTAGAAGACATCTTTGGTAAGAAAAAGATTTTGCGGGCTAGGATCAAGGAAATGGCTTTAGTAGATCATAAAATACTCCTGGAAGAGATAAAATGA
- a CDS encoding DUF3842 family protein, protein MLRVAVVDGQGGGIGKHITAKIRKELPPEVEILALGTNAMATAAMLKAGANEGATGENAIVRNVGLVDVIAGSLAIVLAEGMLGEVTPRMAASIAASPALKLLLPLNRSGVEVIGVMSEPLPHLIDKLVARLREWAEATGKLQVRPGGQKVEEGEKDV, encoded by the coding sequence TTGCTACGTGTAGCTGTAGTTGACGGCCAAGGGGGCGGTATCGGTAAGCATATCACGGCGAAGATACGCAAGGAATTACCCCCGGAGGTGGAAATCCTAGCTTTAGGAACTAATGCCATGGCCACGGCGGCCATGCTTAAGGCAGGGGCTAACGAAGGCGCTACCGGGGAAAACGCCATTGTACGCAATGTTGGCCTGGTAGATGTTATAGCGGGTTCTTTAGCTATCGTACTAGCAGAAGGGATGCTAGGTGAGGTTACGCCTCGCATGGCAGCTAGTATAGCTGCTAGCCCGGCTTTGAAGTTGCTCCTTCCCCTGAACAGGTCAGGGGTGGAGGTTATAGGAGTAATGAGCGAACCCTTGCCCCACTTGATAGATAAGCTGGTGGCCCGGTTAAGGGAGTGGGCTGAAGCTACAGGTAAGCTACAAGTCCGTCCTGGCGGGCAGAAGGTGGAGGAGGGAGAGAAAGATGTGTGA